From the Candidatus Thermoplasmatota archaeon genome, the window GTATTTCCTAGTAGTAGACATGTTTTGAAAGTTAATAAAATCAGAAAGTTTCCGTCTATTAATCTTAGATGGGTTTTTTTGCTTGTATCTATATATGTTGTTTTGGGTTTGTTTATCTTGTTTATGCAGCAGTTTTTTGAATTTATAAAGGATATATTTGTTTATAGTCTTATGGGTTTTTTTACTTTTTTTATGAGTTATTTTGGTTGGCGACTCGCTCAGATTGTTGGAGAGTTTGTCAAAAAAGGGGTTAAAAAAGAACATTTTGAGTATCAACTATAGTGTGATAGTTTGTTTTATAAACATGTTAATAAATAGTCTTTTTGGAGTTGGTTTTATTTGATAGTGTTTGATAATCATCTTCACCTGAGGCGTGATGGCAGGTTTTTAGATGCTGTTAAGGATTTTAAAAAAAGCAGGTGGTACTCATTTTGTTTTATGTCAGTTGCCGATGGTTGATATTGTTGTGAAAGAAAAAAGCTATGAATCATATTATCTGGAGACTTTGGAGATGGTTAAAATAATTTGTTCCGCTGTTGATATCGGTGTTTTTGCTACTGTTGGTCCTTATCCTGTTGATTACATTAAACTGAGGCAGGTTTTTGGTAGAGAGCAGGCTATTAAGATAATGAGAGATGGTATGGATATTGCAGCTGATCTATGTCTTGATCATCGGTGTATAGCAATTGGTGAGATAGGTAGGCCTCATTTCCCAGTTGATGAAGAAGTTTTAGTTGATTCAAATGAGATTCTTTTTTATGGTATGCAAAAGGCTAAGGAAGCTGGTGTCCCTGTTGTGTTACATACTGAGAGTACTACACCTGATCTATGTAGGGAACTAGTGGAGATGGGTAGAAAAGCTGGTTTGCCAGCACATATGATTGTTAAGCATTATTCTCCACCGTTGATAAAATTTGAGGATAACTATGGTCTTATGCCATCTGTTTTAGCTAGTGAAAAAAACGTGGTTAGTTCCCTATTGGATGGTACACGTTTTATGATGGAGACTGATTATATAGATGATCCTAGGCGACCAGGGGTTGTACTAAGTCCAAAAACTGTTCCTAAAAGAACGTTTGAGTTAATCAAAAAAGGTTTACTGTCTGAGAACCAGGCTTATGAGATACACAAAGAGAACCCTGAAAAAACATATGGTATAAGTTTAGAAGGATAGAGTTTTAAACAGGTTTATTATTCAATAGTAGTAGTTTGGGTTGTTATGAGTGCATTTAATCCTAAACAAATTCTATGGGTTGTTATAATAGCTTTGTTAGTTGTAATTATATGTATAGCTACATATTTTCTGTTAACCAGCTCTGAACATGAGCAGATTGCTGTACTTTCCCCAGATGATGTTTTGAGAGATAGCGACAAATATATTGGTAAAA encodes:
- a CDS encoding TatD family hydrolase; translation: MLLRILKKAGGTHFVLCQLPMVDIVVKEKSYESYYLETLEMVKIICSAVDIGVFATVGPYPVDYIKLRQVFGREQAIKIMRDGMDIAADLCLDHRCIAIGEIGRPHFPVDEEVLVDSNEILFYGMQKAKEAGVPVVLHTESTTPDLCRELVEMGRKAGLPAHMIVKHYSPPLIKFEDNYGLMPSVLASEKNVVSSLLDGTRFMMETDYIDDPRRPGVVLSPKTVPKRTFELIKKGLLSENQAYEIHKENPEKTYGISLEG